From Syntrophales bacterium, one genomic window encodes:
- a CDS encoding methyl-accepting chemotaxis protein yields MRNISIATKLLGGFIMVSLIATVVGIFGIIQIRNTNNLDRQLYELNTKPLGDIAEISTAYQRARVELGEIMIESYNYKDASEYIARIEKLDRSIADHLNIFEKSITDKDIRNKFNILKEGLKNYPPIRAKAIELAKEGQSGEALALLRKEGAVISGQIEGAINSLVSDRIDGAKKRSNKNSTTANISTTIMVFLTILGAVVSMFMGLYLSRFIAAPLNRVALGLADGSNQVASAASQVSAASQSLAEGASEQASSLEETSASIEELSSMTSQNAENANQANTLMAETGRVVNEANGAMQELTGAMQQITTGSEDMAKIIKTIDEIAFQTNLLALNAAVEAARAGEAGAGFAVVADEVRNLALRSAEAAKNTENLIDESIKRIKNGSEIVAKTNMAFDRVLGGAKKVGELVGEIAAASSEQAQGISQISKAIAEMDKVIQRNAANAEESASASEELSAQALQMKGYVGDMITVVRGSNAEDGGASSGHIDTARRPTHSPTIAKGKGMKSLVAKPNPRAKAASGGRIVTPEQVIPLDDHDEFKDF; encoded by the coding sequence ATGAGAAACATTAGCATTGCCACAAAGCTGTTGGGCGGGTTTATCATGGTGAGCTTGATTGCCACCGTTGTTGGGATTTTCGGGATTATCCAGATCAGAAATACCAATAATCTGGACAGGCAACTGTACGAATTAAACACCAAGCCGCTGGGGGATATCGCCGAGATTTCTACCGCTTATCAGCGGGCAAGGGTTGAACTTGGCGAGATCATGATAGAGTCTTACAACTATAAAGACGCCAGCGAGTATATAGCCAGGATTGAAAAGCTGGATCGAAGCATCGCCGATCATTTGAATATCTTCGAAAAATCAATAACCGATAAGGATATCAGGAACAAGTTCAATATTCTGAAAGAAGGACTGAAAAATTATCCTCCCATTCGGGCAAAGGCAATCGAACTCGCAAAAGAGGGACAATCCGGCGAGGCGCTGGCCCTCCTTCGGAAGGAGGGAGCGGTTATCTCCGGCCAGATTGAAGGCGCGATCAACAGTTTAGTCAGCGACAGGATAGACGGGGCGAAAAAACGCTCCAATAAAAACTCAACCACAGCGAACATCAGTACAACGATTATGGTTTTTCTGACCATTTTGGGGGCCGTTGTTTCCATGTTTATGGGATTATATCTTTCCCGCTTCATCGCCGCTCCCCTGAATCGGGTGGCGCTAGGCCTTGCGGATGGTTCGAACCAGGTTGCATCGGCAGCCTCCCAGGTGTCGGCGGCGAGTCAGTCCCTTGCGGAAGGGGCGTCGGAGCAGGCATCCTCGCTTGAGGAGACGTCGGCCTCGATTGAGGAGCTCTCGTCGATGACCTCGCAGAACGCCGAAAACGCCAACCAGGCCAATACGTTAATGGCGGAGACCGGCCGGGTCGTTAATGAAGCGAATGGCGCCATGCAGGAGCTGACCGGGGCGATGCAGCAGATCACCACGGGAAGCGAAGACATGGCGAAGATCATCAAGACGATCGACGAGATCGCTTTTCAGACGAACCTCCTGGCTTTGAACGCTGCGGTCGAGGCGGCCCGCGCCGGGGAAGCGGGAGCAGGCTTTGCCGTGGTCGCCGACGAGGTGAGAAACCTGGCGCTGCGGTCGGCGGAGGCGGCCAAAAACACGGAGAATCTGATCGACGAGTCGATCAAGCGGATCAAAAACGGCTCGGAGATTGTCGCCAAAACTAACATGGCGTTCGACCGGGTGCTGGGCGGGGCGAAGAAGGTAGGCGAACTGGTCGGAGAGATTGCCGCCGCTTCAAGCGAGCAGGCGCAGGGGATTTCCCAGATCAGCAAGGCGATTGCCGAGATGGATAAAGTGATTCAGCGGAACGCCGCCAATGCCGAGGAGTCGGCGTCGGCCTCCGAGGAACTTAGCGCCCAGGCGTTGCAGATGAAGGGGTATGTCGGCGACATGATAACGGTCGTTCGGGGAAGCAATGCCGAAGACGGCGGCGCCTCTTCCGGGCATATAGATACGGCGCGCCGGCCAACACACTCCCCGACCATTGCAAAGGGGAAGGGTATGAAATCGCTTGTTGCCAAACCAAACCCCAGGGCAAAGGCCGCATCCGGGGGCAGGATCGTCACTCCCGAGCAGGTGATCCCGCTTGATGATCATGATGAATTCAAGGATTTTTAA
- a CDS encoding methyl-accepting chemotaxis protein produces MKFNLKMKIVLFVLIFALIIVSIGVSTIYVFKTRIIKTAHEKLAGDLAMGRALLNEKHPGAWSIREGKLFKGDTLMNGNFGIIDTIGELTGDTVTIFQGDTRVATNVKKPSGERAVGTKASQKVIDETLTGGRVYVGKAEVVGIWNQTAYEPIKNAAGEIIGILYVGVPNTRYDEITSDITGQFVIISLLGLLIVAVLSIFLIKSITAPLNRVIKGLSDGGSQVASASAQVLAASQALAEGSSEQASALEETSASLEELSSMTSQNAENANQANSVTLETGRVVNEANRSMQELTGAMQQITTGSEDMAKIIKTIDEIAFQTNLLALNAAVEAARAGEAGAGFAVVADEVRNLALRSAEAAKNTEDMIDESIKRIKNGSEIVTKTNEAFDRVLNGAKQVGGLVSEIAAASNEQAQGIAQISKAIAEMDKVVQQNAANAEESAAASEELSAQALQMKGYVGDMITVVRGNNATGFSAPSGHRPLTRQQRPALNSPTNGHAAKSLPARRKKGKITASGARIVRPEQIIPMDDRDEFHDF; encoded by the coding sequence ATGAAATTCAATTTGAAAATGAAGATTGTCCTGTTCGTGCTTATTTTTGCGCTGATTATCGTCTCTATCGGCGTATCAACTATATACGTCTTCAAAACCAGAATCATCAAGACCGCCCATGAAAAACTTGCCGGCGATCTGGCAATGGGACGAGCTCTCCTGAACGAAAAACATCCGGGCGCCTGGTCGATCAGGGAAGGGAAGCTGTTTAAGGGCGACACCCTGATGAACGGCAATTTCGGGATTATTGACACCATCGGCGAGTTGACAGGCGACACGGTAACCATCTTTCAGGGTGATACCCGCGTCGCCACAAACGTGAAAAAGCCCTCCGGCGAACGAGCTGTGGGAACGAAGGCCTCTCAGAAAGTCATCGATGAAACCCTTACCGGCGGGCGGGTCTATGTCGGCAAGGCCGAAGTAGTAGGGATTTGGAATCAGACTGCTTACGAACCGATCAAGAATGCCGCAGGGGAGATTATCGGGATATTATACGTGGGGGTGCCTAATACGCGCTATGATGAAATTACCAGCGACATTACCGGTCAATTTGTTATCATCAGTTTGCTCGGACTGCTCATAGTTGCCGTTCTGAGTATTTTTCTTATAAAATCCATCACTGCGCCGCTGAACCGGGTTATCAAGGGGCTCTCGGATGGCGGAAGCCAGGTGGCATCGGCGTCGGCGCAGGTGTTAGCGGCGAGTCAGGCCCTCGCGGAGGGCTCGTCTGAGCAGGCATCGGCACTGGAAGAGACATCGGCCTCACTTGAGGAGCTCTCGTCAATGACATCTCAGAATGCCGAAAACGCCAATCAGGCCAATAGCGTAACTTTAGAGACTGGCCGGGTGGTGAATGAGGCAAATCGCTCCATGCAGGAGCTGACCGGGGCGATGCAGCAGATCACCACAGGAAGCGAGGACATGGCGAAGATCATCAAGACGATCGACGAGATCGCTTTTCAGACGAACCTGCTGGCTTTGAACGCTGCGGTCGAGGCGGCCCGCGCCGGAGAAGCGGGGGCAGGCTTTGCCGTGGTCGCCGATGAGGTAAGAAACCTGGCGTTGCGGTCGGCGGAAGCGGCTAAGAATACGGAGGATATGATTGACGAGTCGATCAAGCGGATCAAAAACGGTTCGGAGATTGTCACTAAAACAAACGAGGCGTTCGACCGGGTGCTAAACGGTGCGAAGCAGGTCGGCGGGCTGGTGAGTGAGATCGCCGCAGCGTCAAACGAGCAGGCACAGGGGATTGCCCAGATTAGCAAGGCAATCGCCGAGATGGACAAGGTGGTTCAGCAGAACGCCGCCAATGCCGAAGAATCGGCGGCGGCTTCCGAGGAACTGAGCGCCCAAGCTCTGCAGATGAAGGGGTATGTCGGCGACATGATAACCGTTGTTCGAGGAAACAATGCCACAGGATTCAGCGCTCCTTCCGGGCATCGGCCGTTGACGCGTCAGCAGAGACCTGCCCTGAATTCCCCAACGAACGGACATGCAGCAAAGTCGCTCCCCGCCCGCAGAAAGAAGGGGAAAATAACAGCATCCGGCGCCAGGATTGTCCGTCCCGAGCAGATTATCCCGATGGATGATCGCGACGAATTTCATGATTTTTAG
- the lspA gene encoding signal peptidase II: MNKKNGIFLAIAILVVLLDQATKAWIVAAMRLHDSYAVINGFFNITSVRNPGAAFGFLAGAPPFFRTVFFIAITIGAILLILYYLRVSLIDDYPLIISLALIFAGAAGNLIDRVRFGEVIDFLDVYLGNYHWPAFNVADSAITVGAFVMIVAMLRRRKGQNDAQ, from the coding sequence TTGAACAAAAAAAACGGAATTTTTCTGGCGATAGCGATTCTGGTGGTTCTCCTCGATCAGGCGACAAAGGCATGGATTGTAGCGGCGATGCGTCTCCATGACTCTTATGCCGTAATAAACGGTTTCTTTAACATCACATCAGTAAGAAATCCCGGCGCCGCGTTCGGGTTTCTGGCCGGCGCCCCGCCGTTTTTCCGCACAGTGTTTTTTATTGCCATCACCATCGGGGCGATTCTGCTGATTCTCTATTATCTGCGGGTCAGCCTGATCGACGATTATCCCCTGATCATTTCTCTGGCGCTGATTTTTGCCGGGGCTGCCGGCAATCTGATCGACCGGGTTCGCTTTGGAGAGGTTATTGATTTTCTTGATGTTTACCTGGGGAACTACCACTGGCCGGCATTCAATGTCGCCGATTCGGCGATTACCGTCGGCGCGTTTGTCATGATTGTCGCCATGCTCCGGAGACGAAAAGGGCAAAATGATGCACAATGA
- a CDS encoding D-aminoacylase yields the protein MYDILFKKVTVADGTGGAPYEADVAVAGDRIAEIAPELCGAASVVVAGAGLVLAPGFIDIHSHTDANIFENPFAESKLLQGVTLDVTGNCGLGFFPVAENRRGILEEYLAMHEFVFPQGGIKWSDLAGFADKLEKVGIGVNLAPLVGHGALRIAVMGMENRPPERQEMGEMKRLLEEMLAQGAWGMSTGLIYPPGSFASAEELIELAVVLARKCALYASHIRGEGTTLFAAIDEAIEIGRKSGAAIEVSHLKALGKANWGQARETLNRIAGARRQGIDIGADQYPYEATETTLSVLLPGWALAGGAQETGKRLADAKLIPKLAEAIKELIVTRGDAATIMFTGIASAKLRFLSGKTLADAAALWNLAPEAAALRILQEDISTHAAFFSLSPADVESIMKSDFVAVGSDGLALSAANAEGMTHPRSYGTFPLVLETGVRERGLLSLEKAIYKMTGLPSHRLGLTDRGIIRSGYIADLALFDPLKIAARSTFANPHQYPTGIRMVTVNGQIAARDGKLTGVLAGLVLKKHGARKKHGSLN from the coding sequence ATGTACGATATCCTGTTTAAAAAAGTCACGGTTGCGGACGGAACCGGCGGGGCGCCGTATGAAGCGGACGTCGCTGTCGCCGGGGACCGCATTGCGGAAATAGCCCCCGAATTGTGCGGCGCTGCCTCAGTCGTCGTCGCGGGCGCCGGCCTTGTCCTGGCGCCGGGCTTTATCGATATTCACAGCCACACCGACGCCAATATCTTCGAGAATCCTTTTGCCGAAAGCAAGCTGCTGCAGGGAGTAACCCTCGACGTGACCGGCAATTGCGGCCTGGGTTTTTTCCCTGTCGCCGAGAATCGCAGGGGAATACTCGAAGAGTATCTCGCCATGCATGAGTTCGTTTTTCCCCAAGGCGGAATCAAGTGGAGCGATCTGGCGGGTTTTGCCGATAAGCTCGAAAAAGTCGGCATCGGCGTGAACCTGGCGCCGCTGGTCGGACACGGGGCGTTGCGGATTGCGGTTATGGGAATGGAAAATCGCCCGCCGGAGCGGCAGGAAATGGGAGAGATGAAACGTCTCCTGGAAGAAATGCTCGCTCAAGGGGCGTGGGGAATGTCCACAGGCCTGATCTACCCGCCCGGCAGCTTCGCCAGCGCAGAGGAGTTGATCGAACTGGCAGTGGTTCTCGCCCGGAAGTGCGCGCTTTACGCGAGCCACATCCGGGGCGAAGGGACAACCCTGTTTGCCGCAATTGATGAAGCTATCGAAATCGGCAGAAAATCGGGCGCAGCCATCGAGGTTTCCCACCTGAAAGCGCTGGGAAAGGCGAATTGGGGCCAGGCCCGAGAAACCCTGAACAGGATAGCGGGGGCCAGACGGCAAGGCATTGACATCGGCGCCGATCAGTACCCCTATGAGGCCACAGAGACCACCCTCTCCGTACTGCTGCCCGGCTGGGCGCTCGCCGGCGGCGCTCAGGAAACCGGCAAACGCCTTGCTGACGCGAAGCTGATTCCGAAGCTTGCAGAGGCAATAAAAGAGCTGATCGTCACGCGCGGAGATGCCGCAACAATCATGTTTACCGGAATCGCTTCCGCAAAACTCCGTTTTTTGTCGGGGAAAACCCTTGCCGATGCGGCCGCTTTATGGAATCTGGCGCCGGAGGCGGCGGCGCTGCGCATCCTCCAGGAGGACATCTCCACCCACGCCGCTTTTTTCTCGCTTTCTCCCGCCGACGTCGAGTCCATCATGAAAAGCGACTTCGTTGCCGTTGGTTCGGACGGCTTGGCGCTTTCCGCCGCCAATGCCGAGGGAATGACGCACCCCCGCTCGTATGGAACCTTCCCCCTGGTTCTGGAAACCGGCGTTCGGGAAAGAGGACTGCTTTCGCTGGAAAAGGCCATTTACAAGATGACCGGCCTGCCCTCCCACCGCCTTGGCCTGACCGACCGGGGCATCATCCGCTCCGGATATATCGCCGATCTGGCGCTGTTTGATCCGTTGAAAATCGCCGCCCGGTCAACCTTCGCCAATCCTCATCAGTACCCGACAGGCATCCGGATGGTGACGGTAAACGGACAAATTGCCGCGCGCGATGGCAAATTAACCGGTGTTTTGGCAGGCCTGGTATTGAAAAAGCATGGGGCCAGGAAAAAGCATGGGTCTTTAAATTAA
- a CDS encoding type II toxin-antitoxin system HicB family antitoxin has product MSKPMMHKGYSARIEYSDEDGCFIGRVSGIRDIITFHGESVQDIRQAFEEAVNFYLESCAERGETPNKPFTGRLMVRLSPELHSAIAMAAKRNHKSINAWIAEACSNCT; this is encoded by the coding sequence ATGAGCAAACCCATGATGCATAAAGGCTATTCCGCCCGGATCGAATATAGCGACGAAGACGGCTGCTTTATTGGTCGCGTGTCCGGAATCCGCGATATTATTACTTTTCATGGGGAATCGGTGCAGGATATCCGCCAAGCCTTCGAGGAGGCGGTTAATTTCTATCTGGAAAGCTGCGCCGAGCGAGGCGAAACACCCAATAAGCCCTTTACGGGTCGTCTCATGGTGCGACTCTCGCCGGAGCTGCACAGCGCTATTGCAATGGCAGCCAAGCGCAACCATAAGAGCATCAACGCCTGGATCGCTGAAGCATGCAGCAACTGTACGTAG
- a CDS encoding TrkH family potassium uptake protein, which translates to MKVFLQIKRTISRRMTPPRIFLLGFAALILIGAILLWLPFAAEKERLSFLDALFSSASAVCVTGLAVIDIGRDLSFAGQIVTLFLFQIGGLGIITFSVVIFGLLGRGVSFRERELIQSAFFYAPRRDFVSIIRKVLKFTFIAEAAGAVILFIRFLFDFPPATALYHAIYNAVSAFNNCGYSLFSDSLIRYQGDWIVNFTVMGLIILGGIGFMVQQEIILCFRGKLKRLSLHTKLVLLTTTGLIFAGAVFFYLFEAHNALNGVSGPAAFLISLFQSVTPRTAGFSTVAIDRLTNETVLLMIILMFIGASPGSTGGGIKTTSFTLMVLMIWNRMRGRFNVSVFNRQIPREIMGRTISIVFAAFLLIGLVTSIMLFFGGNNALPPEALRHLFIEYIFETVSAFGTVGLSMGITPEMSNIQKAAIIVIMFAGRVGPLTLAFSWYAEGKNEIEYAEESVMVG; encoded by the coding sequence ATGAAGGTTTTTTTGCAGATCAAAAGAACCATTTCCCGACGGATGACGCCTCCCCGGATATTCCTGCTCGGATTTGCCGCCCTGATTCTGATTGGGGCGATTCTTCTCTGGCTGCCCTTTGCGGCGGAAAAAGAACGTCTGAGTTTTTTAGACGCGCTCTTTTCGTCGGCTTCCGCGGTCTGCGTGACGGGGCTGGCCGTGATCGATATCGGCAGAGACCTTTCCTTCGCGGGTCAGATAGTTACGCTCTTTCTTTTTCAGATCGGCGGCTTGGGGATAATAACCTTTTCCGTGGTCATCTTCGGGCTTTTGGGACGGGGCGTATCTTTTCGAGAGCGGGAACTAATTCAGAGCGCCTTCTTCTATGCCCCCCGCCGTGATTTTGTCTCAATAATCAGAAAAGTCCTGAAATTTACCTTTATTGCCGAGGCTGCCGGGGCGGTTATTTTGTTTATTCGCTTCCTTTTTGATTTCCCCCCCGCGACCGCCCTTTACCATGCCATCTACAATGCCGTTTCCGCCTTCAACAATTGCGGCTATTCGCTTTTTTCCGACAGCCTCATCAGATATCAGGGCGACTGGATTGTCAATTTTACGGTTATGGGGCTGATCATTCTCGGCGGCATAGGGTTCATGGTGCAGCAGGAGATTATCTTATGCTTCCGGGGCAAACTCAAAAGGCTTTCGCTGCATACCAAGCTTGTTCTCTTGACAACGACGGGGCTTATTTTTGCGGGAGCTGTCTTTTTTTATCTGTTTGAGGCCCACAATGCCCTCAATGGCGTTTCCGGGCCGGCCGCTTTTCTTATTTCCCTTTTTCAATCCGTCACCCCGCGCACCGCTGGTTTCAGCACTGTGGCGATCGACCGTTTGACTAACGAAACGGTTCTGTTAATGATAATTTTGATGTTCATTGGCGCTTCCCCCGGTTCGACCGGCGGCGGAATCAAGACAACCAGTTTCACGCTGATGGTGCTGATGATCTGGAACCGCATGAGGGGGCGCTTCAATGTCAGCGTCTTCAACCGGCAGATTCCCCGGGAGATTATGGGGCGCACCATTTCGATCGTTTTTGCCGCCTTTTTATTGATTGGCCTGGTCACCTCGATTATGCTGTTCTTTGGAGGAAACAATGCATTGCCGCCAGAGGCGCTGCGCCACCTTTTTATCGAGTACATATTTGAGACAGTTTCCGCGTTCGGAACGGTTGGCCTTTCTATGGGAATTACTCCGGAAATGAGCAATATTCAGAAGGCAGCCATTATTGTAATAATGTTTGCGGGCCGGGTGGGGCCGCTGACGCTGGCCTTTTCCTGGTATGCCGAGGGGAAAAATGAAATCGAGTATGCTGAAGAATCCGTTATGGTCGGTTAG
- a CDS encoding TrkA family potassium uptake protein: protein MQQRVVVIGLGIFGFNIVKELYAGGLEVIAIDKDKQAVQAARDCSTKAIVADGTNREVMEQIGIQEDDVVIVSFGEDLAASTLTTLHLRQMKIRTIIVKAPNEEHKLILEKVGATEVMIPEREIAHKVARSLISPNVLEYLPLSDDYVISEVAPPNDFMGKSLAQLQLRSRYHVEVIAIKDVLSDKLTMIPKADFILKDGDVLVVVGKEEEIRKIK, encoded by the coding sequence ATGCAGCAGCGGGTGGTTGTGATCGGTCTGGGTATCTTCGGTTTCAATATCGTGAAGGAGTTGTATGCAGGCGGTTTAGAGGTTATCGCCATCGACAAGGACAAACAGGCTGTGCAGGCGGCAAGGGACTGCTCGACGAAGGCGATTGTCGCCGACGGGACAAATCGGGAGGTGATGGAGCAAATCGGTATCCAGGAGGACGACGTCGTCATCGTTTCGTTCGGCGAGGATCTTGCGGCATCGACGCTAACGACGCTGCACCTCCGGCAGATGAAAATCCGGACGATCATCGTCAAGGCCCCGAACGAGGAACACAAGCTGATTCTGGAAAAGGTCGGGGCGACGGAGGTGATGATTCCGGAGCGGGAGATTGCCCACAAGGTCGCCAGAAGCCTCATCTCGCCGAATGTTCTGGAATATCTTCCCCTTTCGGACGATTACGTGATCTCCGAGGTGGCCCCGCCGAACGACTTTATGGGGAAAAGCCTCGCCCAGTTGCAACTTCGTTCGCGCTACCATGTCGAGGTGATCGCCATCAAGGATGTGCTTTCCGACAAGCTAACCATGATCCCGAAGGCGGACTTCATCCTCAAGGACGGCGATGTGCTGGTTGTGGTCGGCAAGGAGGAGGAGATCAGGAAGATAAAGTAA
- the ileS gene encoding isoleucine--tRNA ligase gives MDYKDTLNLPHTDFPMKANLAKREPEMLSRWDGMHIYDLIRQTSKGRKPYILHDGPPYANGSIHLGTALNKIIKDVLVKSKNMAGFDSVYVPGWDCHGLPIEHQVDKELGEKKGTLSQTEKRRFCRQYAERYVDIQREQFKRLGVFGEWDNPYLTMAYDYEAATVAELGRLYLGGGVYKGKKPVYWCASCKTALAEAEVEYQDHSTPSIYVKFPAVSDVSARLPKLAGEQVSVVIWTTTPWTIPANLAVALHADFIYVALKIRGEVLIFARELLDNCLSAFGLSGEPYEILDEFSGSALEGLKFRHPIIDRESLLIIAPFVTLDTGTGCVHIAPGHGQEDYEIGMKYGLENYAPVDDDGKFTKDVKDFSGQFVFSANDAVIEKLKGAGALLGRVDIKHTYPHCWRCKNPIIFRSTEQWFVSMEKNDLRKKTLQAIDNVKWIPSWGRDRIYGMIENRPDWCISRQRLWGVPITVFTCKTCGEQLLNQPIIDNLVSLVREQGADVWFEREARELLPAGCVCPKCGGDDFKKETDILDVWFDSGVSHAAVLEGRDYLRSPADMYLEGNDQHRGWFHSSLLESVASRGRAPYLNVLTHGFVVDGDGKKMSKSVGNVTDPQKIIDGYGAEILRLWVASADYTEDIRVSEEILKRLVEAYRRIRNTGRFILGNISDFHPETDSVPYEDMEEMDRWILHRLQEVIRRVREAYELYQYHQVYTTLYNFCTVDLSSLYLDVLKDRLYTSKTASRPRRSGQTAMHEILEAMAKLLAPILTFTAEEIWLALPERAGKPESIHLTVFPEVDSVKLQPELGEKWKKLIAVKSEVARAIETARQNKVVGHSLDAAVLIAAPDDIRPLLQENAEDLRAFLIVSAVAVVEAAAIENGYQSPEIPGLVVGVSRAKGVKCERCWNYSETVGESADHPTLCTRCVKNL, from the coding sequence ATGGATTACAAGGATACACTGAATCTTCCGCATACCGATTTCCCGATGAAGGCCAATCTCGCCAAACGTGAGCCGGAAATGCTTTCCCGCTGGGACGGGATGCATATCTATGACCTGATACGCCAGACATCCAAAGGTAGAAAGCCTTACATACTTCACGACGGGCCGCCCTATGCCAACGGCAGCATCCATCTCGGAACGGCGCTCAACAAGATCATCAAGGACGTGCTGGTGAAGTCTAAAAACATGGCCGGCTTTGACAGCGTCTATGTCCCCGGCTGGGATTGCCACGGCCTGCCCATTGAGCACCAGGTTGACAAGGAATTGGGCGAAAAGAAAGGAACCCTCTCCCAGACGGAAAAGAGGCGCTTCTGCCGCCAGTACGCCGAACGTTACGTTGATATCCAGCGGGAACAGTTCAAGCGGCTCGGGGTTTTCGGGGAGTGGGACAACCCCTACCTGACGATGGCCTACGATTACGAGGCGGCGACCGTAGCGGAGCTGGGGAGGCTCTATCTGGGCGGCGGCGTCTATAAAGGCAAAAAGCCCGTTTACTGGTGCGCCTCCTGCAAAACGGCGCTGGCCGAGGCCGAGGTTGAGTATCAGGATCACAGCACCCCGTCGATCTACGTGAAATTCCCCGCCGTTTCCGACGTGTCCGCCCGGTTGCCGAAGCTTGCCGGCGAGCAGGTTTCGGTCGTCATCTGGACGACGACCCCGTGGACGATCCCGGCCAACCTCGCCGTTGCGCTCCATGCCGATTTTATCTACGTTGCCCTCAAGATCAGGGGAGAGGTTTTGATTTTTGCCAGGGAACTCCTCGACAACTGTCTGAGCGCCTTCGGTCTTAGCGGTGAACCCTATGAAATTCTCGACGAATTTTCCGGATCTGCCTTGGAGGGGCTCAAGTTCCGCCATCCGATTATCGACAGGGAGAGCCTCCTGATCATCGCCCCGTTTGTCACCCTCGACACCGGAACCGGCTGCGTGCATATCGCCCCCGGCCACGGTCAGGAGGATTATGAGATCGGGATGAAATATGGTCTGGAGAACTACGCTCCCGTTGATGATGACGGTAAATTCACCAAGGATGTCAAGGACTTTTCCGGTCAGTTTGTCTTTTCCGCAAACGACGCGGTGATCGAAAAGCTCAAAGGCGCGGGCGCGCTCTTGGGTCGGGTGGATATCAAGCACACCTATCCCCACTGCTGGCGTTGCAAGAACCCGATCATTTTCCGCTCCACGGAACAGTGGTTTGTCTCGATGGAGAAAAACGACCTGCGGAAAAAGACGCTGCAGGCGATCGACAACGTCAAATGGATTCCGTCGTGGGGGCGGGACCGCATCTACGGGATGATCGAAAACCGGCCCGACTGGTGCATCTCCCGCCAGCGGCTCTGGGGCGTGCCGATTACCGTATTTACCTGCAAGACTTGCGGGGAGCAGTTGCTGAATCAGCCGATCATCGATAATCTGGTTTCGCTTGTCCGCGAACAGGGGGCCGATGTCTGGTTTGAACGCGAGGCCAGGGAGCTGCTGCCGGCTGGATGCGTCTGCCCTAAATGCGGCGGCGACGACTTCAAAAAGGAAACCGACATCCTCGATGTCTGGTTCGATTCCGGCGTCAGCCATGCCGCCGTCCTTGAAGGGCGGGATTATCTCCGCTCGCCTGCGGACATGTATCTCGAAGGCAACGATCAGCACCGAGGCTGGTTTCACTCCTCGCTTTTGGAGTCGGTGGCCTCCCGGGGACGCGCCCCGTACCTCAATGTCCTGACGCACGGTTTTGTCGTGGACGGCGACGGAAAGAAGATGTCGAAATCGGTGGGAAACGTCACCGACCCGCAGAAGATCATCGACGGCTACGGGGCGGAAATCCTCCGGCTCTGGGTTGCCTCGGCGGACTACACCGAAGACATCCGGGTCTCCGAGGAGATTCTGAAACGCCTCGTCGAAGCCTACCGGCGAATTCGCAACACGGGCCGCTTTATCCTTGGCAATATCTCGGATTTCCATCCGGAGACAGACTCTGTGCCGTATGAAGACATGGAGGAGATGGACCGCTGGATTCTGCACCGGCTGCAGGAGGTGATCCGCCGGGTCCGCGAAGCGTACGAGCTCTACCAGTACCATCAGGTCTATACGACGCTGTACAATTTCTGCACCGTTGATCTCTCCTCGCTGTATCTGGACGTACTGAAGGACCGTCTTTATACGTCAAAGACGGCATCCCGCCCGCGCCGCTCCGGACAGACGGCGATGCACGAGATTCTGGAGGCGATGGCAAAACTTCTGGCGCCGATTCTGACCTTTACGGCGGAAGAAATCTGGCTGGCCCTGCCGGAACGGGCAGGCAAGCCGGAGAGCATCCATCTTACCGTTTTTCCGGAAGTGGACAGCGTGAAACTTCAACCGGAACTGGGCGAAAAATGGAAGAAACTCATCGCCGTAAAAAGCGAGGTTGCCCGGGCCATCGAGACGGCGCGCCAGAACAAGGTTGTCGGCCACTCTTTGGACGCCGCGGTCCTGATTGCCGCGCCGGATGACATTCGCCCGCTGCTTCAGGAAAATGCCGAGGATTTGCGTGCATTTCTGATTGTCTCGGCGGTTGCCGTCGTTGAAGCCGCTGCAATTGAAAATGGCTATCAGAGTCCGGAAATTCCCGGGCTTGTCGTAGGCGTGAGTCGGGCGAAAGGCGTCAAGTGCGAACGCTGCTGGAACTACAGCGAGACGGTGGGCGAAAGCGCCGACCATCCGACGCTCTGCACGAGGTGCGTGAAGAATCTGTAA